In one Conger conger chromosome 5, fConCon1.1, whole genome shotgun sequence genomic region, the following are encoded:
- the LOC133128989 gene encoding E3 ubiquitin-protein ligase TRIM35-like, with the protein MASGSPSLLEEELSCPVCSDIFRDPVLLSCSHSFCKACLQQYWDQKGSLECPVCRRRSSRECPPCNLSLRNTCEAFLKERSQRAKAGPEVLCSLHSEKLKLFCLEDQIPVCLVCQTSRKHENHKLLPVQEAAEEYKEKLRTALAPLQEKLKAFNAVKLICDQTAEHIKSQAQHTERQIKMKFKKLQQFLKHEEAARITALREEEEQKSQMMKEKIEKMTEEISSLSEQIRALEQELGAEDISFLQVRPVHSVSSMVMKPPTAQVTPEYYCRAQCTLGDPEKVSGALIDVAKHLGNLKYRVWEKMLGTVQYTPVTLDPNTANSNLSLSEDLTSVGWSGERQQVPDNPERFDWQWCVLGSEGFSSGRHCWDVEVGDNEYWGVGVAKESISRKGGGYESPAGGVWSIELCDGKYRAMTSPLTHLTVQRNLQRVRVQLDWDRGEVSFSDPSDNTPLHTFKHSFTERLFPFFGTLETVRICPLKVSVSVK; encoded by the exons atggcgtctggatctccttctctcctggaagaggagctctcctgtcctgtgtgctctgacatcttcagggatcctgttctcctgagttgcagtcacagcttctgtaaggcctgtctgcagcagtactgggatcagaagggatctctggagtgcccagtttgcaggagaagatcttcgAGGGAATGTCCTCCCTGTAACCTGTCTCTGAGGAATACCTGTGAGgcgttcttaaaggagagaagtcagagagctaaagcaggacctgaagtgctctgcagtctgcacagtgagaaactcaaactcttctgtttggagGATCAAATACCTGTATGTCTTGTCTGTCAAACttcaagaaaacatgaaaaccacaaactgctaccagttcaggaggctgcCGAAGAGTATAAG gagaaactcaggactgcactggctccactgcaggagaagctaaaagcctttaatgcagtgaaactaatctgtgatcaaacagcagagcacatcaag agccaggcccagcacacagagagacagataaagatgaaGTTTaagaaacttcagcagttcctaaaacatgaagaggcagccaggatcactgcactgagggaggaagaggagcagaagagtcagatgatgaaggagaagattgagaagatgacagaagagatatcatccctttcagaacagatcagagccttagaacaggagctgggagctgaagacatctcattcctgcaggtaagacctgttcactctgtgtct tctatggtaatgaagccacccacagcacaagtgactcctgaatattattgcagagcccagtgcaccctgggggatccagagaaggtctcaggagcgctgattgatgtggccaagcacctgggcaatctgaagtacagagtgtgggagaagatgctggggactgttcaataca ctcctgtgactctagacccaaatacagcaaattccaacctctcactgtctgaggatctgaccagtgtgGGATGGAGTggtgagagacagcaggttcctgataatccagagagatttgattggCAGTGgtgtgtgctgggctctgagggattcagctcagggagacactgctgggatgtagaagtgggggATAATGAGTactggggggtgggtgtggctaaagagtccatcagcaggaaagggggtGGGTATGAGAGCccagcaggaggagtgtggagtatAGAGCTGTGCGATGGGAAATACAGAGCCATGAcctccccactcacacacctcactgtgcagaggaacctccagagggtcagagtgcagctggactgggacaggggggaggtgtcattctctgaccccagtgacaacactcctctccacacttttaaacactccttcactgagagactgtttccattCTTTGGTACTCTGGAGACTGTGCGGATCTGTCCACTGAAGGTGTCTGTAAGTGTAAAATAG
- the LOC133128386 gene encoding E3 ubiquitin-protein ligase TRIM35-like yields MEFEKLQQFLKDEEAARITTLREEEEQKSQKMKEKIEKMKEEISSLSEQIRAIKQELGAEDISFLQSYKDTQDRAQCTLGDPEVSGPLIDVAKHLGNLKYRVWEKMLGTVQYTPVTLDPNTADPKLSLSEDLTSVRNSGERQEVPDNPERFVGWCWVLGSEGFSTGTHCWDVEVGGVAWRVGVIKESFSRKGRLDLSPAGGVWSIKLIRGEYRAMTSTPTDLTVQRKLQRVRVQLDWDRGEVSFSDPSDNTPLYTFKHSFTERLFPFFGTLGTVRICPLGVFVSVKQHCGIMGKHQLK; encoded by the exons atggagtttgagaaacttcagcagttcctaaaagatgaagaggcagccaggatcactaCACtaagggaggaagaggagcagaagagtcagaagatgaaggagaagattgagaagatgaaagaagagatatcatccctttcagaacagatcagagccataaaacaggagctgggagctgaagacatctcattcctgcag agctacaaggacacacaaGACAG agcccagtgcacactgggggATCCAGAGGTGTCAGGACcgctgattgatgtggccaagcacctgggcaatctgaagtacagagtgtgggagaagatgctggggactgttcaataca ctcctgtgactctggacccaaacacagcagatcccaaactctcactgtctgaggatctgaccagtgtgagaAACAGTGGTGAGAGACAGGaggttcctgataatccagagagatttgttGGATGGTGTtgggtgctgggctctgagggattcagcacagggacacactgctgggatgtagaagtggggggtgtGGCCTGGCGGGTGGGTGTGATTAAAGAGTCATTCAGCAGGAAAGGGCGTTTGGATCTGAGCccagcaggaggagtgtggagtatAAAGCTGATCAGGGGGGAATACAGAGCCATGACCTCCACACCTACAGacctcactgtgcagaggaaactccagagggtcagagtgcagctggactgggacaggggggaggtgtcattctctgaccccagtgacaacactcctctctacacttttaaacactccttcactgagagactgtttcctTTCTTTGGTACTCTGGGGACTGTGCGGATCTGTCCACTGGGGGTGTTTGTAAGTGTTAAACAGCACTGTGGGATTATGGGTAAACATCAGTTGAAGTAA